The Populus nigra chromosome 4, ddPopNigr1.1, whole genome shotgun sequence genome contains the following window.
GAGGGAGGAAAATATTTGGGAAAATACACTTATGGACAGTCTTCTTTGCTATCTGTTTTCTCCTTCTGCCACCGTTGGATTAGGCTATAacttggatatgttgttcttccTGACTTTTTCTAGATTTTGAACGGTGGAGATCTGAAACAAACATTTGGTATAGAAGTTGTGTATTTCGCACAGTAGGTCTGCAAGTTTGAGGTCAGTTCGGTTAAACCCATATTTCTGgaaatttcaccatttgatgaagttaatatttggatatgttatactCATAATAATGCATTATAACTTGATAGTATAGATTGTTTGGAATattattcatttgttatttatggTTTATAGGAACTGTGTCAAGGATTAtgtttagaagaatattgttcggaaagtttgtaaaatcggcaagaatgttttattttgacgttaagagggaagattgaaataaataagataaattggctcttataaagatattttttttacagtcaTAAACGATATGTGATATGACCAGGGGATTAAGATTATagagaaaaagttaaattgtggatgttgtgtgtaaatggaaaggttgataaATCTGGACAAATTCATCTCCTAACTTTTGGAGAGAATTCGAGTAGAAGAATGAGAGAATTAAGATCAAGTGGATGTTGTCTGTCAACCGAGATTGGGTCTTGACAGACCCTGTGGggtagtgtttttttatgagcaattttaactacctcaaaggcagaactgggttatccaatagctctgataccaactttAATAGCCCGGCTTTTACAGGTTAGCTGTGTATacttaagttattttttgttgtgttttaaatatattttttttcaactttatccttcaacatttaattaattgaaaattgtattatatgaggttatcctgGTCTCATGCCCTGAGTCATGAGTTTGTTCGGTTGACtcgggtgtttttttttaatttcatccttcaacattatcCTGGTCTCATGATCCAAGTTTGGTAGATTAACTCATGACTCAACTCATtcttttagttgaattttgttttcaatgttatcattcaacattgagttgattgagaattgagtttaatattttttttatttgccttcAATAGGGTTAGTAGGGTCTCATGATCTGGGTAATAGATTTAACAGATTAACTTGAATTGATCAGAACTGATTTAATATATTgtcgttttaatatttaaaaaaagatattgctttgattttttttaatcaaactatatttttattagtcgtCTGGGTTGTCTTTGAACCTGCCAAGTCAACCAAGTCATATTAGGTTAATCTCatgtagtttaaatatttttctactatAAAACACTTTAACTAcacctgaatatttttttttacattaaaataattgatccaACCCATAGCATAGCGCGAAAAATAATCCAATCAATTGCTATTATAGAGAGCTCTACTTGTCAAAGATAGGAGTTTTTCTCTTTGTTACGCCTAtgtctttataattttaagtgTCTTATTCAAGATTTAGGGAtcaacattacaaaatatactaaaatgtaTAGGTATTTAACTATAGCAATTtgttctcaaacttttttttttcaattaccaagttaatgatcattttttttataatttgttaaagaaggaaaattaaaaaaaaaagggtgaaagTGTAAAACAAGGAGAAATCACATGAACAATCTCAAATTCACACAAAACAATACTTTTTAGTTCacctacttttcttttttctccatttcagtccctttattttttagaattttacttTGATTCAAAAGTCCATTTATTCATCTTTTAGGCCCTAtatttgagagatgagagagaaacttgttgaaaaacaacaaaggagaaagaaatttattaattgGCCAAATTCCAACTACTAAAAATTATGATCTTGGCATCAATGAGTTTCTATTCTTAGAAAGAGTTCGAAAAAgatggttttttctttaaatataccAGAAAAAGTAGATCGAAATccatttaattgtgttttattcatttgattttcaCTTTTATGGTGATTTTGGGGTGTTATAGGGTTGGtaagtattattttttcaaggtttatattgtgttttgaaggtgttttcaagtaaaaatgagctgaaaattgagtttttaatgtCCAAAAACTTGGATCCGGTTTTTCGATCACTAAAGGTGCCTATAAAATAGACTTGTTGGcctactttaaaaaacaagaaaagaaaaaggagtggATGACCTGAGATAAATACTCTAGCTGCGATCCTAAGTTTTTTGGTTAAGGCCAAGCACATGGGCTTGGCCCATCAGCGCGTtgcctcttcttccttttttgttttaacctTTTCCATTCcattaattgtttcttttaaattatatttttttaaatagtgattaatttttaatatttttttagttacatgatatttcaaaaaaaatagtatGATTGGGCTTGAATTGTTttcctcttatattttatatgaattagcTATATTTGTTATTAACAACAACTAGCTACTaagataaaatgaataaaaaaaaaattaaataaaaaaagatagttgGTGAAAAACATTTGCAAGTGcatatatcttttatttcagCTATAAAGATTAGCTTCCcgctttaatatttaattaatattaataactatttttatttatcagctCATATATCTCTTTATTAATTCTATAAAGCAtaaataacatctttttatttttttaattaaaaaattattatacatgaaaacatattcataaagtaattattttatcctttttatgttttgatcttgATGTCATCCACTTCCATTCAACAAAAGAAGTTTCATTAAGGCGTTTTCAGACCTTCATCTTACTGTAAAAGTAAATCGAGGTTGTGAGAGACTTTATTTCcgatttgattttgtatttttggacCAATTTAGGATGTTATGAATTgagaaattgatttattaacaTTATAAGGATGTTTATTAAGTGTTGTtaggtaaaaataaattgaaatatagatttttgagtccaaaaaaatcaagcttgATTTTTCAACCATCGAAATAGTTGTAAAAAATTAGGAAAGTAGTCGATGATTAttactcatatattttttaatacacatATGACATGATAatgaaaacattatttttttaattttcttttacaatTATGATAATTCACaaatattaatcaatttataataaactaatTTCCAAAAAAGGAATTGCATTAATAGGATAAAAGATGTTGTACATTAATAGGTAAATATGTTTTGatgaattataatatattaaaacatgatcataatgtaattattttttgttctttttacatCCAAATCTTTATGTTAACAAATTTCATATTATGAGAGGAGTTTTATTGAAGTGTTTTTAGAAATTCATTTtaccaaagaaaataaattgaggttgaaagattttttttttcctatttgattttgtgtttatgGATTAATTTAGAGgtgttttgaattgaaaaattaatttattgatattataagggtgtttattagattttttagataaaaataagttgaaagatGGATTTTTTGGTCCAAAAAACTCAAATTCGATTTTCAATCACTGTAACGGTGggtgaaaaataagaaaacagacAATGAgtattattcatatattttttataatacatatgcaacataataataaaagcattattttttttaaatttgcttttataattatgattaggGAAAATTACATCAAGTCTCCTATAGTTTAGTCATATTTTTCACTTTGCctacatgatttttaaaattatactttatatcTTATAGTTTATAGGTTGTATAGAACTTTACATTCGCACAAAAAAATGACCAAAAGTTGAAGTTATTTACAAAATTGCCATTTTGTTTTaactaataactaaaaaaaactgtgctatgttaaaataaagaaatttccactcttcttttctttgccAAACATAAAACCTTAGCCGCTAACCTCTACTATACTTGTCGGAATCTGGCCAcccaaacctaaaaataaattggattataaaatcaatttacaTATCTAAATTTAAATCTCTTGAATTCTTAACACTTTTTTAATCCACAATTAAAAGACAATTAGGTCCTCTAAGATGTAGCTGACACTTCTTAAATTTCTTAAAGAAACAATATAGAGAGAGTGTAATTCAAAATTTGTAAAACTATTAGACTAGTGAGTAATGATGTTTTAGTTTATCATAATAATGCATgccaaacataaaaatattttcaagaaaagccTAGAGTTCATATAAGTTTAAATCTATAAGCATGCAACTCATGACAAAAATGCATTcaacaaaacataataataaagagcTAGTATGCAAATTAAGCATATATCCAAACTTACAATCGATATTAATTCAAAGCCTTAGCAtgcatactaataataaaaatatttatacttaaaaaaaaaaagagtactaCCTTATTGAAGCGCTTTAAAGTAATGAGACTTTTGTTGTTATCAATGATGAATCATTTATTCTTAAggcttttctttaaatattttcaagaaaagccTAGAGTTCATATAAGTTTAAATCTATAAGCATGCAACTCATGACAAACATGCATTcaacaaaacataataataaagagTTAGTATGCAAATTAAGCATATATCCAAACTTACAATCGATATTAATTCAAAGCCTTAGCATGCAtactaataataacaatatttatgcttaaaaaaaagagtactaCCTTATTGAAGCacttaagaataaatattttcattgaatGATTCATAGGGTCTTTATAGCCCATAAGTCTTGTTCTTTTGTGGAGAAGAGGGACTAGAGTGTTATATTACCCTGATAACATTAATGAGAGAAAAATTATCATTGATACATgcattaaaaatagataaatatccCTTACACATCATTAATACAGGATAAGTGGCATGtccttttaaaaacttttacaCACCTAAAGGTGTATAGAGATGAATAGCATTGACATTAACATTTTATGTTAAGGGTGatgagggaaagaaaaaaaaaatagagtcatACAGCTTAATAATAGGACTAAATAGATCATTAGTTGTACATCTATCTGGGCTTGGTGAGATGTTGGTCTAACAGTTCGTCAGACCTACATGTACTTGGGTTCAGCGCATAGCTGAGCCTAGGAATTGTTAGGTCCAACTGCTCATCAGACCTACATGTACGTGAGTTCAGCGCGTAGTCTGAGTTCAGGGATTGTTGGGTCTGACAACTCATCAGACCCACATATACGTGAGCTCGGCACGTGGCTGATCTATGAGATTGTTGGATCCAACAATTTACCAAAATCACATGTACATGGGTTTAGAACATAGTTGACCCTAGAGATTGTTAGGTCTGCCAATTCATcagacctatatatatatataggttcaATACATAGATGAGCCCATAAAGATTGGGTCATTATCCTATATTTAAGCATGGATTTTAAGTAAAACAACATGTATAAAACATATTGATACCTCAACTAGTCTTGTAAATGAATTGGTGAGTTTTGTCTACCAATGTATTGTTTAACATTTTCTAGTTCCACTAGTTCCCTTAAATCATTTTCAAATCTTGCTAGAAGTAGACAAATAGGTGAATAGTTTCATTAATCTCACTCTAAtgtaatcaatcatttgaaatCAATTATGTACTTTCAATCTTTTCAATTCAGGGATGTTTCATTGAACAAATTACTTTAAAGTAAATATATTCTTTCATGGATTTTGAAAGTGAATATTACGTGTTATCATacgatttttgaaaattaaaaaaaaaaaactctaaaattgattttcattagTTATAGAATCCTAATTGAGAAGGGAaggtagagagagaaaagaaaaagattggaAAAGAGATTGACttcatatttttgtatttgttttatattatatataagaataaatttatctttttatataattttaatttttaaattaaccaaTTATGTAAATTGTAGTTTTCTAAACTATAGAgataaaatgaagaaataatCAAACTACAAGAGGCTTgatgtaattttcttttatgataattcaccaatattaattaatttaggatAAACTAATTGCCATATAAAGGAATtgcattaatatatatatatatcactcaACTTTCCAATTTAATCATAACATTTATTTGCTAATATCTATTtgcatgtataattttatttgcatatataatttttaatttattttattttattttaaacacatGCATCAATTTTTCaactcataataaaaaaatttcctgaagctaaaaatcaagatgatgattctcatgtttttttatttttttttttgaaaaataacttttaatccaaCTCCCAGCACAGTGCAAGCTGGCTTGTATCTTCTATTTCTTCTGAAGGTACATCTTTTCTTTTAACGAAGAGCAAATCTTCTATTTAAGTTTTCGTGGTCACTTTACAAATTCCCCCCAGTGAACTCAAATTGTAATACACTATTAGATCGTGTATGTACATGAAACTTGTGCTTGTGGTAGATTATCTTCAAGAACAATGCTCATCTAGTTTTAGCTTTTAGCAAAAACTTCGCAGTGTCCAAGTGCCATCCAAGATCATAGATCTGTAAGGCCTTGTTCGTTAAGAGCAAACTACAATTACGAAATCATAATTCTTGCATTTAACAGAACTCCATTTTTGTACCAATATCAACTCCTTAGGTTTGCATTCAATAAGCCatccaaaatgaaaagaatcatctcaacaaCCTACACCACATACAGACATCAGGCACGGTAACATTGCTGAAATTCAGAAGTAAACCATTAATTACCAGTTGACAAACAAAATCATTTGCTTAGAtcaaaatattgaaaagaaactGAAACCTTTTTAACTTTCTAAAGACAATGTAATTGTTCAACATGAGaagacaaggaaaaaaagagataaaacaaCCAATTGCATATTGCCTTATAGATGCACCACCTTGGATTTGGAAGGCTGATCTGTATTTTCTGCATGAGGTACAGCATTCAAACCCTAAATCCCTTGCTATTCCTTTTACCCCTAGCCTTCTCAAATTTCCTTCCCTTTGACCGTATGTAGGGCTTGGTGTGGCTGTGTGGCACACCAGGAGCTGGTCCAAAGTGTTTCACAGCCTCACGTGCATTCTTGGGACCTCTGAGAAGAACCTGTAAATTGGCCCATGATGCTTAATTCCTCAGAGTGACAAGGCTCCAAGCAAATCAAATTCTTGTTAAACCAAAAAGGAATGGACAAAATCATTTGCACATGCTAAATAGAAACATGGAGTTTAAATTGATCATTGGTATCTTAAATAATATACCTAGTTAAATAATGCATACCATGGAAGGCATTGAAAACTAGGAGTCTAGGAAAGTGGAAACTATATACATGTTTCAAAAGAAAGCTCAAGATTAATAAGCATATCTTATCATGTTCCTTCCACTGTTCTTGCATCATCTTATATCATcctaagaaaaaatagaggcaAGAGGAGTAAAAGTGCAACCAGAGCTTAATGCTCAAATAAAAGAGAACCATCTGCACTGTGAACACAGATAGAGGAAATGGCATCTCTAGGAATTGAACCATCCACAACTATATGGTTGGTAAATGAGGTGGAAGGCAATCTTGTAACCTACATGGTGGATCTAGGAAATCCACCAACAAAAGTACTTACATAACCTGCAAACAAACTTAATTCAAAACCCACCAGCAATGCCAGGCTCATAATCCAAACATCAAAGCATCACAGGACAATCCAAGTTCATCCCAAAATTTAGAAGGATTAATTTGGTGGTTAGTTGTAGGGAACTGACAACGTTTACTTCCATAAAGGTGATACATTACAAGAGAGGCGTATTTCAAACTTATAGAATATTGAATCTCTTGAAAGCAGCAAATGCTTCTTTACACATACATCTATCAAGGATGTATTTTATCTAGTAAATCACAATTCATGTTTGGGATAAACTCCCCACTTCTAACACTACTTGGCTATATCACCCCTTGTCAAATTACAATAAACAGTACAAGAAGCATCTTAGATAAGCCAAACCTTTAGCTTAGTCTTCAATCACAATACTGGTTTCAAATAACATGTCAATAATAATCAAGCTAGACAATGATGGCGCTAATGAATAAAACTAGGGGACCCTCAGGCTTTAAGGAAAACTCTGCATTGGAACTTCGTATGAGCAGTTTTTAACTCTACAACCTAATTTATGTTCACAATTAAATGCCAACAACATGTTCAAATTACCACTTTTTTAGCTACCATATTTGTGAATAAAGACAACCCAAACTGCAATTCTGAATGCAGCCCATTACATAATtgacaaaagggaaaaaagcaGGCATACCGTGTTCTGACCAAGAGGAGCACGAAGAGCAAGTTGGTCAAAAGTCAAGCATTCTCCACCTGCCTTCTCAATCCTAGCACGAGCAGTTTCGGTGAACCTCAAGGCAGTAACCTTGAGAGCAGGGACCTCATAAACCCTAATATCATCAGTTATAGTCCCAACAACAACGGCAATCTTGTCTTTCTGATTGACAAAACCAATAGTATCATTATTGGTATATACAGAGAGATATATGTATAtacagagaaaaaaagatgCCCAAAAACCAGAAAGATGTATGTATATAAGAGAGATGGACCTTGCCCTTCATGAAAGTGATCAaacgagagagagaaagaggaggcTTGTTGATCTTGCTCATGAAGAGTCTCTTCAGTATCACCGCATTGAACTTGCTGCCTGTCCTCCTCACCAAAAACCGGTACAACTGTTCACAGATACACCCACTTATTTatcatcattatatatataagagaaacagaaagaaaaacattgagGGAAAGAGAGATTAAAACCCTACCTTGACGAGGAGCTTGAGGTAGATATCATCGGACTTTGGAGCTGTTCTCTTAGTCTTCTTACTCTTTCCACCGGCCTTCAAATCAATACCCTGCAATTACGTACATACAATGGAGTGTGTAAGAGAAGATAAGGttcttagcattttttttccatctttgtTGCCGGTGAAGGAGATAGGCAGATAGATACCATTGTTGTTGTGCTGTTGCTGCTCGACTGCTGGGGTAGAGGCAAATCAAGCGTCCTTGAaagggaagagaaagagagagagaggg
Protein-coding sequences here:
- the LOC133690786 gene encoding large ribosomal subunit protein eL18y-like, with product MNLMNKRARPKRVFLPKGLKTLASLSLSFSSLSRTLDLPLPQQSSSNSTTTMGIDLKAGGKSKKTKRTAPKSDDIYLKLLVKLYRFLVRRTGSKFNAVILKRLFMSKINKPPLSLSRLITFMKGKKDKIAVVVGTITDDIRVYEVPALKVTALRFTETARARIEKAGGECLTFDQLALRAPLGQNTVLLRGPKNAREAVKHFGPAPGVPHSHTKPYIRSKGRKFEKARGKRNSKGFRV